The following are encoded together in the Malaya genurostris strain Urasoe2022 chromosome 3, Malgen_1.1, whole genome shotgun sequence genome:
- the LOC131436602 gene encoding uncharacterized protein LOC131436602, translating into MANYCVFGVTFLLAAILFSRTESYILRAEPLLLEFGTFVAADKTCFFKKIFKGQKSPVTFNFNNPGNTNIDYVKVEVDQLKRTGGMTADIIRGATGSITVSLMVSESSGKRVFGSNAQVTMMCA; encoded by the exons ATGGCTAATTATTGCGTTTTCGGTGTTACATTTTTGCTTGCAGCAATTTTATTCTCACGAACCGAATCCTACATTTTGCGAGCCGAACCGTTGCTGCTGGAGTTCGGGACCTTCGTGGCAGCGGACAAAACGTGTTTTTTCAAGAAGATCTTCAAGGGCCAGAAAAGTCCAGTGACGTTCAATTTCAACAAT CCGGGAAATACGAACATAGACTACGTGAAGGTCGAGGTAGACCAATTGAAGAGAACCGGGGGCATGACCGCCGACATCATACGGGGTGCCACGGGATCGATTACAGTGTCGCTGATGGTGTCGGAGTCCAGCGGGAAACGCGTCTTCGGAAGTAATGCACAGGTAACGATGATGTGTGCTTAA